A stretch of DNA from Hydra vulgaris chromosome 03, alternate assembly HydraT2T_AEP:
AGTACTTTTGTTCTTTAAATGATGctatcatctttaaataaaaaaaatgtgagggatctatctttccttgtaaaacgaatatttacattaaacgaacaagaaataaaaattgtaaaaatattgctaatgatttgggatcacttttccgttttttgcaatttttacgGAAAACCATAGCTATGTTACCAAGTCTTGTGCCAACTAAGATTTGGTAACATAGCTACATGCTTGATAGTTGAAATTTGGAGCACTTGTTATATCCAGATTTCCACGGACactgataacttttttataaaaaggtaatttttaatgcaattatatttttgtttttattctttttaaacgAAAAGcgtaatatttttgaaatgtccGCAAAACTAGTAATActtcaactttttataaatatgaaaatcaaaaaattattttctgtacctctagctatgttaccaaatatgttttcaaacttagCATGTtcagcaacaatttttttttagatttttttagtaaatatttaaggGGCAACCCCCCTCTGTTTTTAAATCTAagtattttcacaaaaaataatatgggTTTCAAGgttttagtaaaacaataactttattgaaaaaaatatatgtggTTTCCTTGGTAACCGAAAAATACCCCTAAAATGACCAAAAAATGACTTCACGTCGTCTAAAAAACAAGAATTTGAATACATATTAAGCATTCAAAATTTCACCACAATATTTTCATAAGGTAGGGCTATGAAATGAGCGGAtcagatttttcaaaaagttttgtcACCATCACCATAGCGCGATCAAAGATCATGGTCAAAATTTTCATCGATTTTatgtcctttttttttattaaataaaaaaaaaaattcattccaTTTATTTCACAGAGTATAATATGGTAAACACTTCATgaaaatttcttattaaaatgtaatacgGTTCTCAAAATATATTGGACGGCGTGCACAAATTTCTATTTTGAGAAAAAGgcaatttaagttaaatttttaaatacattataattttttttataaaagcagttAAAATGTAaccaaagttttcaaaatccaCCAGGTACATACAAGTCACCTTCTTTTTcgattattttttcattttttttaacttcttcgCACGTAATATTtgtctttttaactttttagcagGGGTTCTAATTTTTAGCAGGggttttaaattctaatttctgttttttttgatttttcatcattttatgCTTTGCATCCTGAAATTATATGAAAGCCTGTTTCCATGACCAGttacttttatatatcaatagatGCTTTTGCTCTAATGTTAAAGTTGGCAACAGTATTATATACCCCAATTTCAAATTGTGtcagtaataaaaatgtatgtttTGGTATACGGCCCCAAATCATTCCATTAAAAGATTCATTGGTATTTTGAGTCTTACCGTGCAAGCATTTTTGTAACTCACTATCTTTGCTTAAATCCTCAAATATAGGTTTTACTTTCATAATGACGTCCACTGGTAAACCAGGTCCTGGCTTATATGTtgttgtcttatttattttatcggCATTTTATTTGCACCAGCTGTCTGCACCAGTGGGGCAGTGTGGGAATGTAAGCTATTATTTTTTGAGGAAACAACATGAAATAGTGGTGCTAACAAAGTTTTGTAAGCACGATCGATTGTCGCATCTATTAGACGGCTTCTGCCACCAAGacctttttctattttctttaaagttcCAACTCTTTTTTGATAATGACCAACACATTCAAGCTTATCAATTTCTATATCAGGGTATGTATTTTAAACACTCATGTAACTTTTACTATCTCCATCACCTAAATATTGAACATATCGTAACTTGCGATTGTCAATAGAATGTTGAAAGATTGTTCTTGCCATGTTCCGTCACAAGATACACAAATATCAGTTAATTTCAAAGCtgtattttgcaatttattagcagcatttatcattgttttttcaatgataAATGCTgctaatttaaaactaataacagCTTTTGAGATTACATttaacagtttttcaaaattgtttttagtcaTTGGCTTCGGTAAATTCATAATGGTACAAAACTTTCTTATGCCTGCATATCcattacttattaaattattcgtttattgatatcaaatccttttttattatagCCAGAGTTAGAGGtgtagaatttttgaaaatagttgcAACCTCTTTTCAGACACCTAAGATATAGTGACGAAAATAAACCATGCTGTTGAGTAAATCTTTCACTTAATGAGAGTGTGGAACAACCACACTCTCATCAATGAGAGTGTGGAACAACCACACTCTCATTAATGAGAGTGTGGAACAACCACACTCTCATTAATGAGAGTGTGGAACAACCACACTCTCATTAATGAGAGTGTGGAACAACCACACTCTCATTAATGAAAGTGTGGTTGTTCCACACTCTCTGTGGAACAACCACACTCTCATTAATGAGAGTGTGGTTGTTCCACAGAGAGTGTGGACtcaaaaaagaacttaaaatagACACTAAAATAGCAACATCTATGATACGATATGATACCAGATATGGCAGATCTATGATAACCAGATAAGCAGATAAGCAGATATGGCAGGTTTCGAAATAATTGTATCTTCTAAGTTTTCGACTTTATGAGCTGAAACTGATAAATTAAGCTGACAAATGAGCTGAAACTGACAAATTAAGAGAATTTTCAATAATTGGTTGAATAACACAAGAGATATTGGCAGCATTTGAATTTATTGTCGGCAAATCTATATTATCAGAGACGCTGTCAGTATTCAGAGAGTTTTGGACATTTCccataaatctttttcttttattatgaGTTTGTGTACATCTCTTCACTCGAGAAGCTTTTCCATGTTTACTGATAAAACTAACCTTATAAAATCTCAAGAACTGACTGAAATTGTCGTACTTGATGTACCAAGAAATAGTTCAAGGTTATGCATTTCAAGTGTAACACTATTTTGGGTGAAATTAAGGTAAAAGTATGATGCATAAAGTTGAATAAGTGCGTTTCTATGACTATGAGGGATATCACTTAGGAGTTAGTTAACTTAAATAGACAATTTAAGATAGACAAAGGGTAATCTGAGActtctaaaacaaattttatgattcagcacaattgaaaatatttgaaactaaaaaaaaaaaatttaaattttgaaaattttaagggGGGACAGCCCCTTACAGCGGTGACGCAACTTTAATCATTACGTCCCAAACCACTGTCTAATGAATTTGAAGAAAACAACTGTTTCAGTGAGACAAATAacagataataaaaaacaaagtttcgcggattattttatttaaatgagaaTTCAGTcagattataaaaagtattttcgTTATGGAATGGAAATAAAACTAGTATCAATTGCATGTACAAAGATCGTTTACTTAAAGTACTTATCGTATATTAAtagtatattaagtaaaaaaattttattaataaaaatcctCAAAAACGAATTATCGAATGATTTAAATTGCCTATattgttatgtatatttataaaaaatgtgtgtTATTTTTCCACCGAAAAGTATTAATATCGATCTAAGTACCAAGAAATTATTATAAGACcgaaaagcaaaaataatttaaaacttattgtttgtttgttttttaatgttttttttatattttgagatttttttttccgCCTATTGTAGTGCCTGTATCACTCGGTGATACAGGCACTACAATAGGCGGAAAAAAATAATTCCGCCTATTGTAGTGCCTGTATCACTcggtgtaatttttttttttttgtacatgtttattttacaactacaaagtaATTACAAGTAACCAATCACTGATTGGAAGTAAAGgtatacaaatttaaatcataaatataaagttcGAAATATACgaggtaaataaaaatatagttgctTACAACTCCGAGacatgaataaaataaataccaattacaacaatataataaCGTGTAGGTAAAAATAATCCGAGAAATATATCTCTATATTActccaattaaaataaaaaatacaataaataaaaataaatctgctGATTTTTTGGAGGAGAGTTTAGATGTTTCACTATAAGTTTATTTACcacatttcaaaataatgttagtgcataaatatgataaaaacgaAATTTGTGTAAGATTGATAAAAAGAATTACTAACACTTTATATGTTGAAGagttaattacattttatatgttaaagaattaattacattttatatgtTAAAGAATTACTTACATTTTATATGTTAAAGAATTACTTACATTTTATATGTTAAAGAACTAATTACATTTCATATGTTAAagaattaattacattttatatgttttaaaactagtctaatatttatattacatataagtcagcaaaaatataatttttctgattatttttgctaaaaagtagcattaaaatttcaaaattcagTCAAGTTCGTCATTTTGCGCgcttatttaaaaatcagagcagcctttgattattttattgaaagttaaaatataaaacatttaattagtgtttatattctttttacagaacgaaattatctttaatttttcaaaagttatacaaGTTTAACACCTCTTAagcaattattttgaaaaaataacaagaagccgtatgtTCACTTTGAAACAGCCGTGGTATCTCTCTTAGATTTTTCTCCAAGCCTAACTGTCCACTCTTTAATACCCAACCCAGAATCATCTACTGAAAAGTCAAAAGTTGGAAATACACTTGGTGAGCTATTGTTTTCAGTACGTACAAACTCCGCAAAAAAAATATGGTAAATTATCCGtcattttctttaaatctttcaatACATAACTTGATGTATTTTATCTTCTTGATAAGAGTTTGCTGTTATTCGccattttaatctttaataatctaaaaaaaattaacttcataagaaataaaatattcataatgatttatatattttggtgatataattaaataagaaatgcATTTATATAATATCGGTAACATACAAAATGTTCACCTTACAATATTCAGTCATTACTAATGACTTACATATTTATTACTAGTTACCAGGGTCGGTTTAACCACTAGGCGAACTAGGCGGCCGCCTAGGGCAGCAAGTTTTCTAGGGCGACACTAAAACTagctacataaaaaataaatatattaaaaacattgcaaaaattctttttcagatctctttgaattaaatttagGAGATTTGAAAAGGTACTCTTTTAAATCGcgtcaaataaaacaaaagaatcaACTTTGATACTTTTGTTTCATCTGACGTgatttcctttttctttttatactttttatagaGAATGAAATTTTGTAGCAATTAATACAATGGAAAGTTTTCGTTACtcatttatagaaaattttagcacgtttaattttattgagaaaattgtttttgttggcGAGTTTATtcagaaatagtaaaaaactaattttaattaaatattccATGACAATTACCAAGTAGTATAGTAACAAGTTAACtgatttatattgtgtttttatactaatagagtgttattatttatatttatggagctttaaaagttttaaaatgcatctttaaaacttttataaagaaattaaaataatattttaatataaaggtATTAAAAATGCACGAGGtgatcatttttattatttttagcagTTTCCTTTGTTATTTCAACCCATGATggcagaaagaaaaaaattgtctgGTGCGCAATATCGTAAACGACGGGCTGCAAATGAAGGGTTTATAACAAAACAGGCTGGTTTTTTGTTAAAGTATGTTCACCGCAGAGAAATGAAAATGGCGCAGATGAGTTAAAAATCAAGTTGAAGCAGACAGGGAAGCCGATGAGATGACATTATCAGAAGAGTTTGAATTATATAATGTAATACAAGTAGCACACAAAGAATCTGAAGTgcataaaattgataaattctCTGGTCTATAGCAATCTGGCTACTTGGGTCGTATTTGATGATGAAATGCGACAACTTTTGATAGAACATTGACCAAAACAAGTCGATCAGTTTGACTTTCCTAAGGACAGTATAcacagaaaatttttaaaaaaccattacaACCGTCGGCTTGTCAATGGAGATGAAGTTCGCAGACATTAGCTGCAGTATTCTGTAAGTAATGACTCTGTGTATTGTTTCTGCTACAAACTGTTTACCAGTAGCACAATAGCTGCGTCATCTCTTTCTTCCAATGGTTCACATGATTGAAAAAACATGTCCGCAATTCTGTCAGGGCATGAAAAAAGCAGTGAACATCTAGCGAATTTTCATTCATGGAAAGAGTTTGAGCTGCGACTGcgaaacaataaaacaattgatGCCGAACATTTGCGTCTTGTTAAAAATGAAGAACAGTATTGGCAGCAAATCGTGAAACGGCTGATAGCTTCAGTTAGAGTTCTTAGTATGCAAAATCTTGCTTTTCGTGGAACACACGAAAAACTGAACACTGCTGATAACggaaactttttgaaatttgtagAATTTTTAGCTTTGTTTGACCCACGTATGGATGAGCATCTTCGAAAGATTAAAGACAATAAAACACATGTACATTATCTAGATAAAGACATACAAAATGAATTAATTCATCTTTTATCCCATggaatcaaacaaaaaattctaacaTCTGCTTGTGATGCTAAGTACTTTTCAATAGTTGTAGATTGCACACCTGATGCTGGTCATGTTGAACAAATGACTATGACCATTCGCTTTTTGGATGTGATTTCAAATCCAGAAAATAGCAATGCAGCAACAGCATCTATAAAGgaacattttttagattatgtgcctctaaagaaaaaaactggTGCTGGAATGGCTGAAACTATCATTAAACAGTTAGGCAAGATGTCTTTATCTATTGAAAACTTGCGCGGTCAGGGATATGACAATGGCAGAAATATGAGAGGGAAAAATAAGGGTGTCCAACGAAGAATTTTAGATGTCAATCCCCAAGCATTGTTTATTCCTCACTGTGCACATACATTGAATTTGGCTGTTGATGATGCTGTTAAATGTTGTTTAGAAGCAACAGCCTTCTTTGATCTGGTGCAACATGTATATGTATTCTTTTCTGCATCAACTCGTCGCTGGGAAGTTTTAACACGACATGTTTCTAATTTCACTGTTAAACCACTGAGTGAAACAAGGTGGGAAAGCCGAATTGATGTTTTAAAACCTCTCCGTTATCAACTTGGTGATATCTACGATGCTCTGGCAGAGATTGCGAACGACACAAATTAAACAGGAGCATCTGATAATTCAACACGGGTAGATGCACGGTTTGTTGCGAACGCTATTTCTAGTTTTAAGTTTGTTGTTTCTCTGGTTGTGTGGTACGACGTGCTGTTTGAGATCAATATAACTAGTAAGCAACTTCAGGCAAAGAATTAGATATGCATGGCgccataaacttaaaaaaaaaaaaaagtttcttgtaAATCGCAGAAATGAAATGGAGTTTAAGAAAATACAAGTAGATGCAGTTGAAATTGCAGTCAGTTTAGAGATACCTGCACTTTTAGAACCCAAATCAACCCGCATCAGAAGAAagaataaacaatttaaatatgaaGGAGATGCCGAACCTATTCAAGAtccaaaagaaaaattcaatataaacttttactttGCTACTCTTGAGACAGCAATACAATCGGTTGAAGAAAGATTTACTCTTATACAAACAATAAGTTCGttgtttagttttctttatgATGCTCACAGTTTACAGAGTGTAACTAGCAAAGGAGTTATGGAACATTGCTTGAATTTTGAGAAAGCTTTGCAACATGGAGACTCCAAAGATATCAATGCAGTTGGTCTATGTAGTGAACTGAAATCAATTTCAAGACGAGTTGCAAGATATACATTGCCACTagatttactaaattttatattaaaaaataatctaacaGATTGTTTCCCCAACACTGTTATAGCTTTAAGAATCCTCTTGACACTTCCATTTTCCTTGGCTAGCGGTGAGCGAAGCTTCTCAAAactcaaaatgataaaaacatttttgagaaCGTCTATGCAGCAAGAAAGACTTGCTGGATTAGCTACTCTGTCAAGTGAAAATGATATTGCTAGAAACATTAACCTGACGGAACTCGTTTCtacatttgcaaaaacaaaagcGCGAAAAGTGAAGTTTTGAAACTATTTAATACGTTATAAAGTTACACGAATATACGCTTCTATATGATTATGGATGTATGTATTCTTCCGAATGTAATAACATAACTTAAGCATACTTTCGTGAAAATAAGTTGGGGAGGGGGAGGGGCGCAGTGTGTCACATTCGCCTAGGGTACCAAACACTACGGCACCGGCCCTGCTAGTTACTAATGACTTACATATTCATTACTACTTACTAATGACTTACATATTCATTACATTACATAGTCATTACTAATGACTGAAT
This window harbors:
- the LOC136078393 gene encoding zinc finger MYM-type protein 1-like yields the protein MSAILSGHEKSSEHLANFHSWKEFELRLRNNKTIDAEHLRLVKNEEQYWQQIVKRLIASVRVLSMQNLAFRGTHEKLNTADNGNFLKFVEFLALFDPRMDEHLRKIKDNKTHVHYLDKDIQNELIHLLSHGIKQKILTSACDAKYFSIVVDCTPDAGHVEQMTMTIRFLDVISNPENSNAATASIKEHFLDYVPLKKKTGAGMAETIIKQLGKMSLSIENLRGQGYDNGRNMRGKNKGVQRRILDVNPQALFIPHCAHTLNLAVDDAVKCCLEATAFFDLVQHVYVFFSASTRRWEVLTRHVSNFTVKPLSETRWESRIDVLKPLRYQLGDIYDALAEIANDTN
- the LOC136078394 gene encoding uncharacterized protein LOC136078394, which produces MEFKKIQVDAVEIAVSLEIPALLEPKSTRIRRKNKQFKYEGDAEPIQDPKEKFNINFYFATLETAIQSVEERFTLIQTISSLFSFLYDAHSLQSVTSKGVMEHCLNFEKALQHGDSKDINAVGLCSELKSISRRVARYTLPLDLLNFILKNNLTDCFPNTVIALRILLTLPFSLASGERSFSKLKMIKTFLRTSMQQERLAGLATLSSENDIARNINLTELVSTFAKTKARKVKF